Proteins co-encoded in one Arachis hypogaea cultivar Tifrunner chromosome 13, arahy.Tifrunner.gnm2.J5K5, whole genome shotgun sequence genomic window:
- the LOC112733295 gene encoding type I inositol polyphosphate 5-phosphatase 5, producing MSYFYAACSNSTCTISNDNNSKMTKASDPSISPIRQISAASSPDVTTNKNDKKKRSLFPKIFGSKRTGRGSDDDAFTKPHEEGDQGVTLDLEKKIEFGRKSFMEVSPFMRKSFSERETSPGIEGLNLSTFERPMGPETERQSFRIFVATWNVGGKSPNYDLNLQDFLLVEGSADVYVLGFQEIVPLSAGNVLVIEDNEPAAKWLTLISQALNRPRNEHNDSYDSNLKNSRELKGPTSLNFFQKSSLKVVSKSFRAEGSCLLKACNCPVESPISRDRRRGRKFSDPVSKIDNEIHGETSMEELLSIAEIPMNSQNKYSLISSKQMVGIFLTVWAKNELVPHIGHLRIDTIGRGIMGCLGNKGCISMSMTIHQTSFCFICSHLASGEKEGDEIKRNADVAEILKGIQFPRICKNPCAKAPEKIVDHERIIWLGDLNYRVALSYEETRTLLEDNDWDTLLEKDQLNMEREAGRVFNGFQEGRIVFAPTYKYSQNSDSYAGETVKSKRKRRTPAWCDRILWRGKGIEQLSYIRGESRFSDHRPVCAIFSVDVEVRNRNNRFRKGYSYAHPRLEFEDVIPQRHSFYD from the exons ATGTCGTATTTTTACGCTGCTTGTTCCAATTCTACTTGTACCATTTCAAATGATAATAATTCTAAAATGACCAAAGCCAGCGATCCTTCCATCAGCCCTATCAGGCAAATCTCTGCAGCCTCTTCTCCCGATGTTACTACCAACAAGAATGACAAGAAAAAGAGG TCTCTCTTTCCCAAGATTTTCGGTTCAAAGAGAACTGGGAGAGGCTCAGACGATGATGCTTTCACCAAGCCacatgaggaaggagatcaaggAGTTACTCTCG ATTTGGAGAAGAAGATTGAATTCGGAAGAAAATCTTTCATGGAAGTATCTCCCTTCATGAGAAAAAGCTTCTCAG AAAGGGAGACTAGCCCAGGAATCGAAGGCCTAAATTTGTCTACTTTTGAACGACCTATGGGTCCAGAAACTGAAAGACAGAGTTTTAG GATATTTGTTGCAACTTGGAATGTAGGAGGAAAGTCGCCAAACTATGATCTGAACCTTCAAGATTTCTTGCTGGTGGAGGGCTCTGCAGATGTATATGTATTGGG ATTTCAAGAAATAGTTCCTCTTAGCGCTGGGAATGTATTGGTAATTGAAGACAATGAACCGGCAGCAAAGTGGTTAACATTGATAAGTCAGGCACTAAACAGGCCAAGAAACGAGCACAATGATTCGTATGATTCGAACCTGAAGAACTCGAGGGAGTTGAAGGGGCCTACAAGTCTGAACTTTTTTCAGAAGTCGTCACTGAAAGTTGTGAGTAAGAGCTTCAGGGCAGAGGGTAGCTGCCTCCTTAAGGCATGTAATTGTCCAGTGGAATCTCCAATCAGCAGAGACAGAAGGAGGGGGAGAAAGTTTAGTGACCCTGTTAGTAAGATAGATAATGAGATTCATGGTGAGACTAGCATGGAAGAGTTGCTCTCCATTGCAGAGATACCAATGAATTCCCAAAACAAGTACTCCCTTATATCAAGTAAGCAAATGGTTGGCATTTTTCTTACTGTATGGGCTAAAAACGAGTTGGTACCTCATATTGGCCATCTTAGAATAGATACTATTGGAAGAGGAATCATGGGTTGCCTAGGTAACAAG GGGTGTATATCAATGAGCATGACAATACACCAAACAAGCTTTTGTTTCATCTGTAGTCACTTGGCTTCTGGGGAGAAAGAAGGTGATGAGATAAAGAGGAATGCCGATGTAGCTGAGATCCTCAAAGGGATACAGTTCCCTAGGATTTGCAAGAACCCTTGTGCTAAAGCCCCTGAAAAGATTGTTGACCATGA ACGAATAATATGGCTAGGTGATTTGAACTATCGGGTGGCTTTGAGTTATGAGGAAACAAGGACCCTCTTGGAGGATAATGACTGGGACACATTGTTAGAGAAAGATCAA TTGAACATGGAAAGAGAGGCAGGAAGGGTGTTCAATGGATTCCAAGAGGGAAGGATCGTATTTGCACCAACTTACAAGTATTCTCAAAATTCAGATTCCTATGCCGGAGAGACGGTCAAATCCAAGAGAAAACGCAGAACTCCAGCATG GTGTGATAGAATACTATGGCGTGGTAAAGGCATTGAACAACTATCATATATACGAGGAGAGTCAAGGTTCTCTGACCACAGGCCTGTTTGTGCTATCTTCTCTGTGGATGTGGAAGTTAGAAATAGAAACAACAGGTTCAGGAAGGGTTACTCCTACGCTCACCCAAGACTTGAATTCGAAGACGTAATACCTCAAAGACATAGTTTCTATGATTAA
- the LOC112733296 gene encoding putative ETHYLENE INSENSITIVE 3-like 4 protein has protein sequence MHVSIYITLSYFNHIIPSLSLISSTYQTSMVQIHEEEMDVEGVDYEELKKRMWKDRMLLQKLKEKRPKHDDQEEASRRKKMARAQDSILKYMVKIMQVCNGQGFVYGIVTEKGKPITGSSESLREWWKDQVKFDQSAPLAISKYLPSGLLDHENGDLYASSSMHLLNELQDTTLGSLLSALMQHCVPPQRRYPLDRGLAPPWWPKGNELWWGEQGLLAQQQGPPPYRKPHDLKKAWKVSVLAAVIKHMSPDLDKLRSLVAHSKTLQAKMTAKDTATWSKVVNHQQSLSQITPPSPSSTETSKRKSSVFDFDDGGADIDDNNSKQMYACQNAECPQSELCMGFPDKNSRMNHESLCAYRTEQPHVLDDDTKLLDDLMNMDLAWYHDDNNHFGNEDLVAYELAETAAGATIPQDYGLFSLNAGIHEDLGLHASSELHLEAGGDNKNNMLEALNLI, from the coding sequence ATGCACGTATCTATATATATAACCCTCTCTTACTTTAACCACATTATTCCATCTCTTTCTCTCATCTCTTCTACCTACCAAACTAGCATGGTGCAGATACACGAAGAAGAAATGGACGTAGAGGGCGTGGACTACGAAGAGCTGAAGAAGCGCATGTGGAAGGACCGCATGCTGCTCCAGAAGCTGAAGGAAAAGCGTCCTAAGCACGATGACCAAGAAGAAGCCTCGAGGAGGAAGAAGATGGCACGTGCTCAGGACTCCATCCTCAAGTACATGGTCAAGATCATGCAAGTCTGCAACGGTCAGGGCTTCGTCTACGGCATCGTCACTGAGAAGGGAAAGCCCATCACTGGCTCCTCTGAGAGCCTCCGCGAATGGTGGAAGGACCAAGTTAAGTTTGATCAGAGCGCTCCCCTCGCCATCTCCAAGTACCTTCCATCAGGATTACTGGATCACGAAAATGGTGACTTGTATGCAAGTTCCTCCATGCATCTCTTGAATGAACTCCAGGATACTACCCTGGGTTCTCTCCTCTCCGCGTTGATGCAGCACTGTGTGCCACCGCAGAGAAGGTACCCTCTTGACAGAGGGCTGGCTCCTCCGTGGTGGCCCAAAGGCAACGAGCTATGGTGGGGTGAGCAGGGCCTTCTGGCCCAGCAACAAGGCCCGCCCCCTTATAGGAAGCCCCATGACCTCAAGAAGGCATGGAAGGTTTCCGTCTTGGCTGCCGTCATCAAGCACATGTCTCCTGATCTCGATAAGCTTAGAAGCTTGGTGGCTCACTCCAAGACCCTGCAAGCCAAGATGACTGCCAAAGACACTGCCACGTGGTCCAAGGTTGTCAACCACCAACAATCCCTCTCACAAATCACTCCACCATCCCCATCATCCACTGAAACCTCCAAGAGGAAGAGTAGTGTGTTTGATTTCGATGATGGTGGTGCTGATATTGACGATAACAATAGTAAGCAGATGTATGCATGTCAAAACGCTGAGTGTCCGCAGAGTGAGTTGTGCATGGGGTTCCCGGACAAGAACTCAAGGATGAACCATGAGTCCCTATGTGCCTACCGCACGGAACAACCCCATGTTCTTGATGATGACACCAAATTATTGGATGATTTGATGAACATGGACCTAGCATGGTACCATGATGATAATAATCATTTTGGGAACGAAGATCTTGTTGCCTATGAGTTGGCTGAGACTGCAGCGGGTGCCACCATACCACAAGACTATGGACTCTTCAGTTTGAATGCTGGCATTCACGAAGATCTTGGATTGCATGCATCATCAGAACTCCACTTGGAAGCAGGAGGAGATAACAAGAATAACATGCTTGAAGCCTTGAACTTAATCTAA
- the LOC140177722 gene encoding uncharacterized mitochondrial protein AtMg00820-like: MKKPLEDPSWVKAMEEEPIQFEKNEVRILVPSFNGKKVTETKWIFRNKLEKDSSIARNKARLVAQGYDQKEGIDFNKSFALVAKMEAIKLLLAYAAHQGFKLFQIDVKCAFFKWYY, translated from the coding sequence ATGAAGAaacctcttgaagatccatcatgggtcaaagcaaTGGAAGAGGAGCCGATTCAATTTGAGAAAAACGAAGTGCGGATACTAGTGCCAAGCTTCAATGGAAAAAAGGTGACGGAAACAAAGTGGATCTTTCGAAACAAGTTGGAAAAAGATAGTAGCATAGCAAGAAACAAAGCAAGACTCGTAGCTCAAGGATATGATCAAAAAGAGGGAATTGACTTTAACAAGTCATTTGCTCTGGTTGCAAAAATGGAAGCAATAAAGTTGTTACTTGCTTATGCTGCACACCAAGggttcaaactttttcaaatagATGTCAAATGTGCCTTTTTTAAATGGTATTATTGA